In Zingiber officinale cultivar Zhangliang chromosome 6A, Zo_v1.1, whole genome shotgun sequence, a single genomic region encodes these proteins:
- the LOC121998627 gene encoding NADH dehydrogenase [ubiquinone] 1 beta subcomplex subunit 2-like — MGGGGGHGGSTTYKGFTIHHPKRWHTAAGKGLCAVMWFWILYRAKQDGPVVLGWRHPWEGHGDHSHDHVPEDKASH; from the exons ATGGGCGGCGGCGGAGGGCATGGCGGGAGCACCACCTACAAGGGTTTCACCATCCACCACCCAAAACGATGGCACACCGCCGCCGGGAAGGGCCTCTGCGCCGTTATGTG GTTTTGGATTCTTTATAGGGCCAAGCAAGATGGACCAGTAGTCTTG GGTTGGCGTCATCCTTGGGAAGGGCATGGAGATCACTCACATGATCATGTGCCTGAAGACAAG GCATCGCATTAG
- the LOC121998629 gene encoding APO protein 3, mitochondrial-like, with the protein MFLCRLGGLVKYHHFHHHRGVRRYSSMNPVPLFYTGSTRSDEHVELPRRLQRSERKPLVTGITELKRTKRAERKTKQEVREITLRPPDNGLLVRRLVPVAHEVHRSWQVLFKCASRVLEQVGVHACRVCGEVHVGGAPHLIRTCDVAGSMPSKEHSWVRGGTEHVLPSVESFHLYDRLGRAVSHEERLMVDRIPAVVELCIQAGVDVPEYPTKRRIYPVYNVAGKLIDFERKFPRDYSSGIDIQTHGFWEKRKKNNNNQKERESESFAFAEDAQEIATRGMEAWERLQSGVSELMTKYPAQTCGFCSEVQVGTKGHRARICQAYKHQMRDGQHAWQEATVDDLVPPVYVWHVPDPRSGTPLGDELKRYLGKLPAAVELFAQAGAGVGEAYRGMMREDVCVPELDEERLVV; encoded by the exons ATGTTCCTCTGCAGACTCGGTGGCTTGGTAAAGTACCACCACTTCCACCACCACCGAGGTGTTCGACGATATTCGTCAATGAATCCAGTGCCGCTCTTTTACACGGGTTCCACAAGGTCGGACGAGCACGTCGAGCTCCCTAGGAGGCTACAGAGATCAGAGAGGAAGCCGCTCGTGACCGGCATAACCGAGCTTAAAAGGACAAAGAGGGCCGAGAGGAAAACGAAGCAAGAGGTGCGCGAGATCACGCTGCGGCCGCCCGACAATGGCCTTCTGGTCAGGAGATTGGTTCCCGTGGCGCACGAGGTTCATCGCTCGTGGCAGGTGCTGTTCAAATGCGCTTCCAGGGTTTTGGAGCAAGTCGGTGTTCACGCGTGCAG AGTGTGCGGAGAAGTTCACGTAGGAGGAGCTCCTCATCTGATACGCACTTGTGATGTTGCCGGAAGCATGCCCAGCAAAGAACACAGTTGGGTAAGAGGAGGGACCGAGCATGTTCTTCCTTCGGTCGAGTCGTTCCATCTGTACGACAGATTGGGGAGGGCGGTCTCGCACGAGGAGCGGCTAATGGTCGACAGGATTCCCGCCGTCGTAGAGCTATGCATCCAAGCAGGCGTGGATGTTCCAGAGTATCCGACAAAGAGAAGGATCTACCCTGTTTACAATGTTGCAGGAAAGTTGATTGATTTTGAACGGAAGTTTCCTCGCGATTATTCTAGCGGAATAGACATACAAACGCATGGTTTttgggagaagaggaagaagaacaacaacaaccaaaagGAACGCGAATCAGAGTCATTTGCATTTGCAGAAGATGCACAAG AGATCGCCACACGAGGCATGGAAGCATGGGAGAGGCTGCAGTCCGGCGTTTCAGAGCTGATGACGAAGTACCCGGCTCAAACATGCGGGTTCTGCTCGGAAGTCCAAGTGGGAACGAAGGGCCACCGGGCGCGGATCTGCCAAGCTTACAAGCACCAGATGCGAGACGGACAACACGCGTGGCAGGAGGCGACGGTGGACGATCTCGTGCCGCCGGTTTACGTCTGGCATGTTCCCGATCCCCGCAGCGGCACGCCGCTCGGGGACGAGCTGAAGAGGTACCTCGGAAAGTTGCCAGCTGCGGTGGAGCTGTTTGCTCAGGCTGGTGCCGGCGTCGGCGAGGCTTATCGAGGGATGATGAGAGAAGACGTGTGTGTGCCGGAATTGGACGAAGAGAGATTAGTGGTCTGA
- the LOC121998630 gene encoding glycosyltransferase family 92 protein RCOM_0530710-like, translated as MRRKPAISLLSIAVFLFFAASVFFRVTREFLPSAALNSAALRRPHTSLAARELLGSPPPPLDAILLPDWEVLVLLPPDSSSSSISATDGSLFCLFHTGAASPAHPAGASAFRCALPRRLRRIRPFYAPRLSADSAAAGHDFDFAPREMIRWSMSVAYESFSTDDDVIVFAKGINRRKDSVRPAADIKCVFIPASGGPALASTPATSSSQEVFRCPHPSVPPLQPLRVSLAVAPEAAPIATVAEYRSPSLQDRPPSRGRVAVCACTMVFNAAKFLPEWVAYHAAVGIDRFFLYDNASEDELEPVVSRLGSVGFDVVVRSWPWPKTQEAGFSHCAVSNQNECDWMAFIDVDEFVFAPAWVDFDRPNRSLIDSLLGTPPEVGQVAIRCLEFGPSGHRRHPEAGVTQGYTCRRQIEERHKSFVRLDAINLSLINSIHHFGLKDDSETKFLTLSEARVNHYKYQAWNEFKIKFRRRVSTYVADWKQSTSLGSRDRVPGLGSEAIEPSNWANMFCEVNDTLLQDTTRKWFGTVNLLGQYRMPWQN; from the coding sequence ATGCGGCGGAAGCCGGCAATCTCGCTGCTCTCTATCGCCGTCTTTCTCTTCTTCGCTGCCTCCGTATTCTTCCGCGTCACTCGAGAATTCCTCCCTTCCGCCGCCCTCAACTCCGCCGCCCTCCGCCGCCCTCATACATCGCTCGCCGCCCGTGAGCTCCTCGGTTCCCCGCCGCCGCCCCTCGACGCCATCCTCCTTCCTGATTGGGAAGTCCTTGTCCTCCTTCCTCCcgattcctcctcctcttccatcTCCGCCACCGATGGAAGCCTTTTCTGCCTCTTCCACACCGGCGCCGCCTCCCCGGCCCATCCCGCCGGTGCCTCCGCCTTCCGATGCGCTCTGCCTCGCCGCCTCCGTCGTATCCGACCCTTCTATGCTCCTCGCCTTTCCGCCGACTCCGCCGCTGCCGGCCACGACTTCGATTTCGCGCCTCGGGAGATGATCCGGTGGTCGATGTCAGTGGCTTATGAATCCTTCTCCACCGACGACGACGTCATCGTCTTCGCTAAGGGCATCAACCGCCGTAAAGACTCCGTCCGCCCCGCCGCTGACATCAAGTGCGTCTTCATTCCTGCATCCGGAGGCCCCGCTCTCGCTTCGACGCCCGCCACGTCGTCCTCCCAAGAGGTCTTCCGCTGTCCCCACCCCTCCGTGCCTCCTCTCCAACCGCTGCGCGTTTCCCTAGCCGTCGCGCCAGAGGCGGCGCCGATCGCCACGGTTGCGGAGTACCGGAGCCCTTCGCTCCAGGACCGGCCGCCATCCCGCGGCCGCGTTGCGGTCTGCGCCTGCACGATGGTGTTCAACGCCGCCAAGTTCCTCCCCGAGTGGGTGGCATACCACGCCGCCGTCGGCATCGATCGTTTTTTCCTATACGACAATGCGAGCGAGGACGAGCTCGAGCCGGTTGTGAGCCGTCTCGGGTCCGTTGGGTTCGACGTGGTGGTCCGGTCCTGGCCCTGGCCCAAGACCCAGGAGGCGGGTTTCTCCCATTGTGCCGTCTCGAATCAGAATGAGTGCGACTGGATGGCCTTCATCGACGTGGATGAATTTGTCTTTGCTCCAGCTTGGGTAGATTTTGACAGACCCAACCGGTCCTTGATAGACTCACTCCTCGGCACCCCACCAGAAGTCGGTCAAGTCGCCATTCGATGTCTCGAGTTCGGACCATCAGGCCACCGTAGGCACCCCGAAGCCGGCGTGACCCAAGGGTACACTTGTCGTCGCCAAATTGAGGAACGCCACAAGTCGTTTGTGCGACTCGACGCCATCAACCTCTCACTGATCAACTCAATCCACCATTTTGGGCTAAAAGATGATAGCGAAACGAAATTTTTGACACTCTCTGAAGCCAGAGTCAATCACTACAAGTACCAAGCTTGGAACGAGTTCAAGATCAAGTTTCGAAGGCGTGTGTCAACCTACGTGGCCGATTGGAAACAATCAACAAGTCTAGGCTCGCGGGACCGAGTGCCCGGCCTAGGTTCCGAGGCGATAGAACCATCAAACTGGGCCAATATGTTTTGCGAGGTCAACGATACTTTGCTTCAAGACACAACTCGGAAATGGTTCGGAACAGTGAATCTTCTAGGGCAATACAGAATGCCATGGCagaactaa
- the LOC121998631 gene encoding HMG1/2-like protein codes for MKQGKTKADATKKADSKLAVRKGSERASKMPKMTKAKKDPNKPKRPPSAFFVFMEGFRKTFKEQHPNNKSVSVVGKAGGDKWKSLSEGDKAPFVDKAAKLKTEYTKKLATYNRNQAEGVSRPIDIADEDQSDKSKSEDGEGSDEEEDEDDE; via the exons ATGAAACAGGGGAAAACGAAGGCTGATGCCACGAAGAAAGCAGACAGCAA GCTTGCTGTTCGGAAGGGATCGGAGCGTGCGAGTAAGATGCCGAAGATGACCAAGGCCAAGAAGGATCCTAACAAGCCTAAGAGGCCCCCTAGCGCCTTCTTTGTCTTCAT GGAAGGGTTCAGGAAAACCTTCAAAGAACAACACCCTAACAATAAATCTGTCTCTGTG GTCGGCAAAGCTGGCGGTGATAAGTGGAAGTCATTGTCTGAAGGC GATAAGGCTCCCTTTGTTGACAAGGCTGCAAAATTGAAGACAGAGTACACTAAGAAATTAGCAACATACAACAGGAACCAA GCCGAGGGAGTTAGTCGCCCTATCGATATTGCTGATGAAGATCAGTCTGACAAATCCAAGTCCGAGGATGGCGAGGGAAGTGATGAG GAAGAGGATGAGGATGATGAATAG